From a single Flavobacterium sp. genomic region:
- a CDS encoding CatB-related O-acetyltransferase, whose protein sequence is MEKQDVFIDTMAKGYCKVLFLGKNIIPERCQFLNKGISIGFGTTLGVNNCFAGKIEIGNYCQIGADVAFHASNHPISYLTTYINSNLFNGELNQFKEQYVIKVGHDVWVGHGVKIVGNVIVGNGAIIGAGSVVTKDVAPYSIVAGVPAKEIRKRFSESIIKEIEMLAWWDKSEQELEKIKPLFLKDFTNRHSIYE, encoded by the coding sequence ATGGAAAAACAAGATGTTTTTATTGATACAATGGCAAAAGGTTATTGTAAAGTTCTTTTTTTAGGTAAAAATATTATTCCAGAGCGATGTCAATTTTTAAACAAAGGAATATCAATTGGTTTTGGAACTACTTTGGGAGTAAATAATTGTTTTGCCGGAAAGATTGAGATAGGGAATTATTGTCAAATTGGTGCCGATGTAGCTTTTCACGCTTCAAACCATCCTATTTCTTATTTAACAACTTATATAAATAGTAATCTATTCAATGGTGAATTAAACCAATTTAAAGAGCAGTATGTAATTAAGGTAGGTCATGATGTTTGGGTAGGTCATGGTGTGAAAATTGTTGGAAATGTTATAGTTGGAAATGGTGCTATAATTGGTGCTGGAAGTGTGGTTACAAAAGATGTTGCTCCTTATTCCATAGTTGCAGGAGTTCCTGCTAAAGAAATTAGAAAACGTTTTTCTGAAAGTATTATTAAAGAAATTGAGATGTTAGCGTGGTGGGATAAATCAGAGCAGGAATTAGAAAAAATAAAACCTTTATTTTTGAAAGATTTTACGAATAGACATAGTATTTATGAATAA
- a CDS encoding sugar transferase, whose amino-acid sequence MLFTQTRIGYKGIPFTIYKFRTYTVEGAKQTFYGSILRKTKLDELPQLYNLCKGDMVLVGPRPDIPGYADTLEGEDAIILTVKPGITGLASLKYKKEEFLLQSKKHPQQYNDEIIWPDKVRINKWYIQHRTIVMDLIILFYTFIPLPFNVDKFIENYKS is encoded by the coding sequence ATGTTGTTTACACAAACAAGAATAGGTTATAAAGGAATTCCTTTTACAATTTATAAGTTTAGAACCTATACAGTAGAGGGAGCTAAACAAACTTTTTATGGAAGTATTTTAAGAAAAACAAAGTTAGATGAATTACCCCAACTGTATAATTTATGTAAAGGCGATATGGTTTTAGTCGGTCCTAGACCCGATATTCCAGGTTATGCCGATACGTTGGAAGGAGAGGATGCAATTATATTAACGGTAAAACCAGGAATAACAGGATTAGCCTCACTAAAATATAAAAAGGAGGAATTTTTATTGCAATCTAAGAAGCATCCTCAACAGTATAATGACGAAATCATCTGGCCTGATAAAGTACGTATTAATAAATGGTATATTCAGCACAGAACTATTGTTATGGATCTTATAATATTATTTTATACCTTTATTCCTTTGCCTTTTAATGTGGATAAGTTTATTGAAAATTATAAATCATAA
- a CDS encoding GumC family protein, translated as MNNNFPKNNEINNNQFDLKEEFYKYLPFWYWFVIGLFFALISVKIYLRYQSDIYESKTIVKLLDDTNSDFKMPSSGVNFFMRSKINIENEKEIIRSNRLLTKVVKELQLYNQFFTEGKVKNSEEYGIKNPSIEWIGSEEKTNSFKGLWKITYDSKGYFWDNDNKKREYNKIYDIEGIAMRVIPPIELHNNVNTLSIKKISLNDAVTRLKANIEVSLVGEESDLLQITTNGPIINKNNAILNTLNEVFDRDGREDRQQIFKKTIEFVNARFEYLFKELDTIELNKADYKKEQKLSFLEGDSQSLLGTKGVTFSEYEQAKTQSLLSDIIISALKEVNDNELLPTNIGLEEMKVNGLVDEYNKVVLETQKIITSAGENHPSVQKLIEVQKNLKSNVRYSLNAYQDVLSIKIQAIDKVKAMQEFQFAALPYQEKTIRSIERQQKIKETLYLLLLQKREEASINLAITNPSIKIVDEAISESNPHSPKRALFYLIATFLGLSIPLALIFLYYLFDSRIHTRKMIEHVLDDMPIIAEIPFIEEQSKIVKKNDHSVLSEAFRILVANLNFIIPMNSKSAPAIFVSSTIKGEGKTFIATNLALTLASLGKKVIIVGTDLRNPQLHKALKTKKEKIGLVNLLVQPELSFNDCVCHEEINDIPLDIIYSGVIPPNPTEILANGHFEHILAELKQVYDYVVIDTAPTLLVADSTIITKYADTTLYLIKANYTDKQILPYINNLKHQNKIKNTAIVFNNIGQNEGYGKGYAYSYQYNYGYGYGYNMSTLLPIRFAKFTRIFKSMLKKKK; from the coding sequence ATGAATAATAATTTTCCAAAAAATAACGAAATTAATAATAATCAATTTGATTTAAAAGAAGAGTTTTATAAATATTTGCCTTTTTGGTATTGGTTCGTTATAGGTTTATTCTTTGCTTTAATATCAGTAAAGATTTACTTGAGATATCAAAGTGATATTTATGAATCTAAAACTATTGTAAAACTATTGGATGACACTAATTCTGATTTTAAAATGCCTTCTAGTGGTGTTAATTTCTTTATGCGAAGCAAAATCAATATTGAAAATGAAAAGGAAATTATTAGGTCTAATCGCTTATTAACCAAGGTAGTTAAAGAGCTTCAGTTGTATAATCAATTTTTTACAGAAGGTAAAGTAAAAAATTCTGAAGAATATGGAATAAAAAATCCAAGTATTGAATGGATTGGAAGTGAAGAAAAAACAAATTCATTTAAAGGATTGTGGAAAATAACTTATGATAGTAAAGGGTATTTTTGGGACAACGATAATAAAAAAAGAGAATACAATAAAATTTATGACATAGAGGGAATAGCGATGAGGGTTATTCCTCCTATTGAACTGCATAATAATGTTAATACACTTTCAATTAAAAAGATTTCTTTAAATGATGCAGTCACTCGATTAAAAGCTAATATCGAAGTAAGTTTAGTAGGAGAGGAAAGTGATTTGTTGCAAATTACTACAAATGGTCCAATAATAAATAAAAATAATGCAATTTTAAATACTTTAAATGAAGTTTTTGATAGAGATGGTAGAGAAGATAGGCAACAAATTTTTAAGAAAACTATTGAATTTGTTAATGCTCGTTTCGAATATTTATTCAAAGAATTGGATACTATAGAATTGAATAAAGCAGATTACAAAAAAGAGCAAAAATTATCATTTCTTGAGGGAGATAGCCAATCTTTATTAGGAACAAAGGGAGTGACATTTTCTGAATACGAGCAAGCTAAAACGCAATCCTTGTTAAGTGATATTATTATTTCAGCCTTAAAGGAAGTTAATGATAATGAATTGTTACCTACTAATATAGGTTTGGAAGAAATGAAAGTTAATGGTTTAGTTGATGAATACAACAAAGTAGTTTTAGAAACCCAAAAAATAATTACAAGCGCTGGTGAAAATCATCCAAGTGTTCAAAAGTTAATAGAAGTTCAAAAAAACTTGAAGAGTAATGTTAGGTATTCTCTAAATGCTTATCAAGATGTTTTATCAATTAAGATTCAGGCTATAGACAAAGTAAAAGCTATGCAGGAATTTCAATTTGCAGCGTTACCTTACCAGGAAAAAACAATACGTTCTATAGAAAGACAACAAAAAATAAAAGAAACACTGTATTTATTATTGTTACAAAAAAGAGAAGAAGCCAGTATAAATTTAGCTATAACAAATCCATCTATTAAAATTGTAGATGAAGCGATTTCAGAATCAAATCCTCATTCCCCAAAAAGGGCATTGTTTTATTTAATAGCCACTTTTTTAGGATTATCAATCCCTCTTGCTTTAATTTTTTTGTATTATTTATTTGATAGTAGAATTCATACTAGAAAAATGATTGAACATGTATTGGACGATATGCCTATTATTGCTGAGATTCCCTTTATAGAGGAACAAAGCAAAATAGTCAAGAAAAATGATCATTCTGTGTTATCGGAAGCTTTCAGAATATTGGTGGCTAATTTGAATTTTATTATTCCTATGAATAGTAAAAGTGCACCAGCAATTTTTGTTTCATCAACAATAAAAGGAGAAGGTAAAACATTTATTGCAACTAATTTAGCCCTAACATTAGCTTCTTTAGGAAAAAAAGTAATTATAGTTGGTACAGATTTACGAAATCCTCAATTACATAAAGCGCTAAAAACTAAGAAAGAAAAAATTGGATTGGTCAACCTTTTAGTGCAACCTGAGTTAAGTTTTAACGATTGTGTTTGTCATGAAGAGATAAATGATATTCCACTAGATATTATTTATTCAGGGGTTATTCCTCCTAATCCTACAGAAATTTTAGCAAACGGTCATTTTGAGCATATTTTGGCCGAACTAAAACAAGTGTATGATTATGTTGTTATTGATACTGCTCCTACCTTATTAGTTGCAGATTCTACAATAATTACAAAATATGCAGACACAACGCTTTATTTAATTAAAGCAAACTATACTGATAAACAAATTTTACCATATATTAATAATTTAAAACACCAAAATAAAATTAAAAATACAGCAATTGTATTTAATAATATTGGTCAAAATGAAGGATATGGAAAAGGGTATGCTTATTCATATCAATACAATTATGGCTATGGATATGGTTATAATATGAGTACTTTATTACCAATTCGATTCGCTAAATTTACTCGAATTTTTAAAAGTATGCTTAAAAAGAAGAAGTAG
- a CDS encoding DegT/DnrJ/EryC1/StrS family aminotransferase codes for MNPSKIWLSSPHMGGNEQKYVQEAFDANWVAPLGPNVTGLENDIQNYLKEGAEVAALSSGTAALHLALILAGVTAGDEVICQSMTFSASANPILYLGAIPVFIDSEKETWNLCPIALEEAIKDRILKGKKPKAIIGVHLYGMPFNVEAIVAISTKYEIPLIEDSAEALGSTYKGQKCGTFGAFGVLSFNGNKIITTSGGGALVTKTKESKEKAVFFATQSRDNAPHYQHSEIGYNYRMSNICAGIGRGQMEVIDTRVSQRRAMHSFYQEIFKENNVVTVFNEPSNDYFSNHWLSAIVLGSYEQREALRLALEACNIESRPLWKPMHLQPIFEKYPYYGAKVSETLFEKGLCMPSGSNLTDTDRDRIAEVIEVFFPR; via the coding sequence ATGAATCCATCTAAAATATGGTTATCTTCTCCACACATGGGGGGTAACGAACAAAAATATGTACAAGAAGCTTTTGATGCGAATTGGGTAGCACCTTTAGGGCCAAATGTAACAGGTTTGGAAAATGACATTCAAAATTATTTAAAAGAAGGTGCAGAAGTAGCTGCCTTAAGTTCTGGGACTGCTGCACTACATTTAGCACTTATTTTAGCAGGTGTTACAGCAGGTGATGAGGTAATTTGTCAGAGCATGACTTTCTCCGCCTCTGCCAACCCTATTTTATATTTAGGAGCAATTCCAGTTTTTATCGATAGTGAAAAAGAAACTTGGAATTTGTGTCCTATAGCCTTAGAAGAAGCTATAAAAGACAGAATTTTAAAAGGAAAAAAACCAAAAGCAATCATAGGAGTACATTTGTATGGTATGCCTTTCAATGTAGAAGCAATTGTTGCGATTTCAACAAAATATGAAATACCTCTCATTGAAGATAGTGCTGAAGCGCTTGGAAGTACTTATAAAGGACAAAAGTGTGGTACGTTTGGCGCATTTGGTGTGCTTTCATTCAATGGAAATAAAATAATCACCACTTCAGGAGGGGGGGCTTTGGTTACTAAGACCAAAGAGAGTAAAGAAAAAGCGGTCTTTTTCGCAACACAATCAAGAGATAACGCACCACATTACCAACATTCAGAAATTGGTTATAACTACAGAATGAGTAATATTTGTGCGGGTATAGGAAGAGGTCAAATGGAAGTAATTGACACAAGGGTATCCCAACGTAGAGCAATGCATTCATTTTACCAAGAGATATTTAAAGAGAATAACGTAGTTACGGTGTTCAATGAACCGTCAAATGACTATTTTTCTAATCATTGGCTAAGTGCTATAGTGTTAGGGTCGTATGAGCAACGAGAAGCATTACGTTTAGCATTGGAGGCATGTAATATTGAGTCTAGACCTTTGTGGAAGCCAATGCATCTGCAGCCTATTTTTGAAAAGTATCCGTATTATGGGGCAAAAGTATCTGAAACATTATTTGAAAAAGGATTATGCATGCCTTCAGGTTCCAATCTAACAGATACAGATAGAGATAGAATTGCTGAGGTTATTGAAGTGTTTTTTCCAAGGTGA
- a CDS encoding ABC transporter permease, which produces MSKPEFSEDKWLYTIEPKDNFFSFHVNEIWRYRDLLMLFVKRDIVTVYKQTILGPLWYLIQPLFTSVIFTIIFNNVAGIDTGKTPSFLFNLGGVMVWSYFTACLNDTSDTFKKNAAIFGKVYFPRIIVPLAIVISNLVKFGMQFFIFIFFYIYYLIVGEITIQFTTATFFFPILVAAMGILGLGLGMIISSMVTKYRDLSFLVGFGVQLLMYVSAVMYPMALLKEKLPDYGWLIVYNPLAYMVETSRFMLLHEGSISISGLLYTVGITILIFLLGVLIFNKTEKSFIDTV; this is translated from the coding sequence ATGAGTAAACCGGAATTTTCAGAAGACAAATGGTTGTATACAATAGAGCCAAAAGATAATTTCTTTTCTTTTCATGTAAATGAGATTTGGCGCTACCGTGATTTATTAATGTTGTTTGTAAAGCGTGATATTGTAACTGTTTACAAACAAACAATTTTAGGCCCGCTTTGGTATTTAATTCAACCTTTATTTACTTCAGTAATTTTTACTATTATTTTTAATAATGTTGCAGGAATTGATACGGGTAAAACCCCTTCTTTTTTATTTAATTTAGGAGGTGTTATGGTCTGGAGTTATTTCACAGCTTGTTTGAATGATACATCAGATACCTTTAAGAAAAATGCAGCTATTTTTGGAAAGGTGTATTTTCCAAGGATAATAGTTCCTTTGGCCATTGTTATTTCTAATTTGGTAAAATTTGGAATGCAGTTTTTTATTTTTATTTTTTTTTATATTTATTACTTAATAGTAGGTGAAATAACAATACAATTTACAACAGCTACTTTTTTTTTCCCAATATTAGTTGCTGCTATGGGAATTTTAGGACTTGGATTAGGAATGATTATTTCTTCAATGGTTACAAAATATCGTGATTTAAGTTTCTTAGTGGGTTTTGGTGTGCAACTGTTAATGTATGTTTCTGCCGTAATGTACCCTATGGCATTGTTAAAAGAAAAATTACCTGATTATGGTTGGTTGATTGTGTATAATCCACTAGCATATATGGTTGAAACGTCAAGATTTATGTTGTTGCATGAGGGGAGTATTTCAATTTCAGGATTGTTGTATACTGTAGGTATAACAATTTTGATATTCTTATTAGGAGTATTAATTTTTAATAAGACCGAAAAGAGTTTTATTGATACTGTGTAA
- a CDS encoding polysaccharide biosynthesis/export family protein yields the protein MIPNYIIHTIYAFLFKIFFIQLNYTIFAVKFDFMKKVVVLQLMALIFVITSCTAKKEILYLNDLKANENSSFQWSDVIIQPNDIISVKITADDMLLAAPYNLNPAQQQNLQNTQLMLQGYLVSNEGKINLPVLGDFEVKNLTYTQLESRIQGDLISKKLLKNPIVVCRILNAKVTILGEVRNPGTYTFFENNLTVLQALGLAGDLNINGVRKNIKVIRLENNQQKIGEIDLTKKNWMNSPFYFIKPNDVIIVNPNTAKVKSAGIIGNAGTLLGTISVILSSFLIIRSL from the coding sequence ATGATTCCAAATTACATCATTCATACTATTTATGCTTTCTTATTTAAAATATTTTTCATTCAATTAAATTATACTATATTTGCAGTTAAATTTGATTTTATGAAAAAAGTGGTTGTGCTACAACTGATGGCTTTAATATTTGTTATAACATCGTGTACGGCAAAGAAAGAAATTCTGTATTTAAATGACTTAAAAGCCAATGAGAATAGTAGTTTTCAATGGTCCGATGTAATTATACAACCAAATGATATTATAAGTGTAAAAATAACTGCAGATGATATGTTATTAGCAGCTCCTTATAATTTAAACCCGGCCCAACAACAAAATTTACAAAATACTCAGTTAATGTTACAAGGGTATTTAGTTTCTAATGAAGGTAAAATAAATCTACCAGTATTAGGTGATTTTGAGGTTAAAAATTTAACTTATACCCAATTAGAGTCTAGGATTCAAGGGGATTTAATTTCGAAAAAATTATTAAAAAATCCAATTGTTGTTTGTAGAATATTAAACGCAAAAGTTACTATTTTAGGAGAAGTTAGGAATCCTGGTACTTATACTTTCTTTGAGAATAATTTAACCGTTTTACAGGCTTTAGGTCTGGCAGGAGATTTGAATATTAATGGTGTAAGGAAAAACATTAAAGTTATTCGTTTGGAGAATAATCAGCAAAAAATCGGCGAAATTGACTTAACTAAAAAGAATTGGATGAATTCTCCTTTTTATTTTATAAAACCTAATGATGTTATTATTGTAAATCCAAATACTGCTAAAGTTAAATCAGCAGGTATTATTGGTAATGCAGGAACTTTACTAGGAACAATATCTGTTATTTTATCCTCATTTTTAATCATTAGAAGTCTTTAA
- a CDS encoding glycosyltransferase, translating into MRIGINPARDQLLSTSDFIHQVIVPVFIPNQEAYYNESLNVLKTCLESLFNTCHSKTYFTIVNNGSCKEVAAYLDDLMNNKQIHELIHTTSIGKMNAILKALVGNSFDLITITDADVLYLHGWQNKVYNIFNAFPKAGVVGTTPFSNMLKYYTASIYIDFLFSNKMRFENVADKSALDNFAKSVNNPNLFNELQLKKNLIIEHNGVKAVVGSGHYSATYRGDFFDQLNATYSSYSLGGRSELDFLDSPCDMKGYYRLSTTDNFTYHMGNTMTDAIKMIVNTSKVDYREIDFFVCLNKNKKYFYPYWIKKILEKILYSTVFWNIFLKSKGLYK; encoded by the coding sequence ATGAGAATAGGAATTAATCCAGCACGTGATCAACTTCTTTCAACATCTGATTTTATACATCAGGTGATTGTACCTGTTTTTATTCCTAATCAAGAAGCATATTATAATGAGAGTCTAAATGTTTTGAAAACATGTTTAGAATCCTTATTTAACACATGTCATAGTAAAACTTATTTTACAATTGTAAATAATGGGTCATGCAAAGAAGTTGCTGCTTATTTAGATGATTTAATGAATAATAAACAAATACATGAATTGATTCATACAACTTCAATTGGTAAAATGAATGCTATATTGAAGGCTCTTGTAGGCAATTCGTTTGATTTAATTACCATAACCGATGCAGATGTTTTATATTTACATGGATGGCAAAATAAAGTATACAATATTTTTAATGCTTTTCCTAAGGCAGGAGTAGTTGGAACAACACCTTTTTCTAACATGTTGAAATATTATACTGCTTCAATTTACATAGATTTTTTATTTTCAAATAAAATGCGTTTTGAAAATGTAGCAGATAAAAGTGCATTAGATAATTTCGCAAAAAGTGTTAATAATCCTAATTTGTTCAATGAATTACAATTAAAAAAAAATTTAATAATTGAACATAATGGTGTAAAAGCGGTTGTTGGATCAGGTCATTACTCAGCTACATATAGAGGTGATTTTTTTGACCAATTGAATGCTACCTATTCTAGTTATAGTTTAGGAGGGAGAAGTGAATTAGATTTTTTAGATTCTCCTTGCGATATGAAGGGGTATTATCGTTTAAGTACAACTGATAATTTCACCTATCATATGGGAAATACTATGACAGATGCAATTAAAATGATTGTAAATACAAGTAAAGTTGATTATCGTGAAATTGATTTTTTTGTTTGTTTAAATAAAAATAAAAAGTATTTTTATCCTTATTGGATAAAGAAAATTCTGGAAAAGATATTATATAGTACTGTTTTTTGGAATATTTTTTTAAAAAGTAAGGGACTCTATAAATAA
- a CDS encoding acylneuraminate cytidylyltransferase family protein, with the protein MNKTIAIIPARGGSKRLPGKNIKLLGELPLLVHTILFAQQHDFIAAVYVSTDDEAIKSVAMQYGALVIDRPQMLSGDFEPTVSALKHVLETITQEVENVLLLQATNPLRPHNLLNEAFVRFQDEQVDCLFTVSRSHHKLGKIENHTFIPYNYEVGQRNQDLEPLYYENGLLYIIKASTILNNEIITKESFPFVVNHPFANVDIDTQEDFDYAEYLLKIHN; encoded by the coding sequence ATGAATAAAACAATAGCCATCATCCCAGCTCGTGGCGGTTCCAAACGCTTACCAGGCAAAAACATAAAGCTGTTGGGAGAACTTCCTTTGTTGGTACATACCATTTTATTTGCGCAACAACATGATTTTATAGCTGCAGTTTATGTTTCTACAGATGATGAAGCGATAAAAAGCGTAGCAATGCAATATGGTGCTTTAGTAATCGATAGACCACAAATGCTTTCTGGAGATTTTGAACCTACCGTTTCCGCTCTAAAGCATGTTTTAGAAACCATTACTCAAGAAGTAGAAAATGTACTATTATTACAAGCTACTAATCCATTGCGACCTCATAACTTACTAAATGAAGCCTTTGTTAGGTTTCAAGATGAACAAGTAGACTGTTTGTTTACGGTTTCGCGTAGTCACCACAAATTAGGGAAAATTGAAAACCATACATTTATTCCATACAACTATGAAGTGGGGCAACGCAATCAAGATTTAGAACCCTTGTATTATGAGAATGGGTTACTTTATATTATAAAAGCATCAACTATATTAAATAATGAAATTATTACAAAAGAATCGTTCCCTTTTGTAGTAAATCATCCTTTTGCCAACGTAGATATTGATACACAAGAAGATTTTGATTACGCAGAATATCTTTTAAAAATACACAACTAA
- a CDS encoding tyrosine-protein phosphatase yields MFWISKKKIFWKDLWENGFIDIHNHLLWGIDDGSKSLEETISLCNAMQELGITEAIATPHTYPGLWNNSTADLTTAYANYCSSVDSLFIKNVASEYLADVYLEHLMEQKTLVTLTGGYVLVEFSMLFAPSERIMETLFQLKLKGFKLILAHPERYLYWKNNLSAFERLKNFDLYFQMNSLSILGYYGNDVKKLCQQLLDLEMYDFMGTDTHRIEHILFTKEVPLKIAGSNCKQLEGLIQSNRIFSTSSF; encoded by the coding sequence ATGTTTTGGATTTCTAAGAAAAAAATTTTCTGGAAAGACTTGTGGGAAAATGGTTTTATTGACATCCACAATCACCTACTTTGGGGAATAGATGATGGCTCAAAATCATTAGAAGAAACGATAAGCCTTTGTAATGCTATGCAAGAATTAGGCATCACAGAAGCAATAGCTACACCACACACCTATCCAGGTTTATGGAACAATAGCACAGCTGATCTTACAACTGCCTATGCAAACTATTGCAGTAGTGTTGACTCTTTGTTTATTAAGAATGTTGCAAGTGAATATCTTGCAGATGTCTATTTAGAACATCTGATGGAACAAAAAACTTTAGTAACCTTAACAGGGGGGTATGTATTGGTTGAATTTTCTATGCTTTTTGCACCATCTGAACGGATAATGGAAACACTGTTCCAATTAAAATTAAAAGGTTTTAAATTAATTTTGGCACATCCTGAACGATATTTGTATTGGAAAAATAATCTTTCCGCTTTCGAGCGCTTAAAAAATTTTGATTTATATTTCCAAATGAATAGCTTATCCATTTTAGGGTATTATGGAAATGATGTAAAAAAACTTTGCCAACAACTACTTGATTTAGAAATGTACGACTTTATGGGTACTGACACCCATAGAATAGAGCACATTCTGTTTACTAAAGAAGTGCCCTTGAAAATTGCCGGTTCAAATTGCAAACAACTTGAGGGACTTATTCAATCAAATCGTATTTTCTCTACTTCTTCTTTTTAA
- a CDS encoding ABC transporter ATP-binding protein, producing MSQKDIILKAENISKQYRLGTVGTGTLSHDLNRWWHAIRGKQDPYLKVGEINDRSLKGNSEYVWALQHINFEVNRGEVLGIIGKNGAGKSTLLKILSKVTAPTTGIIKSRGRIASLLEVGTGFNPELTGRENIYLNGAILGMTKKEITSKLDEIIAFSGCERYIDTPTKRYSSGMTVRLAFAVAAFLEPEILVVDEVLAVGDVEFQKKAIGKMKDISTTEGRTVLFVSHDMSAIESLCSKLLIVENGYIAYDGAVEKGIEKYITGNNNRKFVQKENDFGYYIKDFYIEKEASSIQIINVWTPFTFKGTLKFEKELPVDLKLEIVVNNSFGQPCTTLSTWLNSIVINVETNILEFSCYLKNGLPFASGEYSISLYVIGNKRIEFRDFYFFELINSSYTEYKFPLKKQHGNVFSPNTWDFISS from the coding sequence ATGAGTCAAAAAGATATCATATTAAAAGCCGAAAATATTTCTAAACAATATCGTTTAGGAACTGTGGGTACTGGAACATTGAGTCATGATTTGAATCGATGGTGGCATGCTATTCGAGGAAAACAAGACCCATATCTGAAAGTCGGTGAAATTAATGATAGAAGTTTAAAAGGGAATAGTGAGTACGTTTGGGCTCTGCAACACATTAATTTTGAGGTTAATAGAGGAGAAGTTTTAGGAATAATTGGAAAAAATGGGGCAGGAAAATCTACTTTACTAAAAATATTATCAAAAGTTACTGCACCAACAACAGGTATTATTAAATCAAGAGGAAGAATAGCTTCGTTGTTAGAAGTTGGAACAGGTTTTAATCCAGAATTAACAGGAAGAGAAAACATCTATTTGAATGGAGCTATTTTGGGTATGACCAAAAAAGAAATTACTTCAAAATTAGATGAAATTATTGCTTTTAGTGGCTGTGAGCGTTATATCGATACCCCAACAAAACGATATAGTAGTGGAATGACCGTTCGCTTAGCCTTTGCAGTGGCGGCATTTTTAGAGCCTGAAATTTTGGTTGTAGATGAGGTTTTAGCTGTTGGAGATGTGGAGTTTCAAAAGAAGGCTATTGGCAAAATGAAAGATATATCAACAACAGAAGGAAGAACGGTATTATTTGTGAGTCATGATATGTCTGCAATCGAATCACTATGTTCAAAATTATTGATTGTTGAGAATGGGTATATTGCTTATGATGGCGCAGTTGAGAAAGGAATTGAAAAATATATTACAGGAAATAATAATAGAAAATTTGTTCAAAAAGAAAATGATTTTGGCTATTATATAAAAGATTTTTATATTGAAAAAGAAGCCAGTTCTATACAAATTATTAATGTATGGACTCCTTTTACATTTAAAGGTACTTTAAAATTTGAAAAAGAATTACCCGTGGATTTAAAATTAGAAATTGTAGTTAATAATAGTTTTGGACAACCTTGTACTACACTCTCTACTTGGTTAAATTCAATAGTAATTAATGTAGAGACCAATATTTTAGAGTTCTCATGTTATTTAAAGAATGGACTACCCTTTGCCTCTGGAGAATATTCAATAAGTTTATATGTTATTGGTAATAAAAGGATCGAATTTAGAGATTTTTATTTTTTTGAATTGATTAATAGTTCATACACAGAATATAAATTTCCATTAAAGAAGCAACATGGAAATGTGTTTTCTCCCAATACATGGGATTTTATTTCTAGCTAA